In Allorhizobium pseudoryzae, the genomic window CCGTTTCGGGAGCGGGTTTGGCGCGGCGTCACTGTCTGCGGTCAGAGCCGCTTGCCCGTTGCAATCCCTTGCAGGCTTTTATGGCACGCGCGGGATATGCTGAGGCGGTCGGCCCTGGTGCGGCCTGATCAGAGGGAGACCTCTCCGGAAATGACGCTGCGGCAGTGCCCGCCGAGCCAGATGTCGGCGTCATGCCGGGTGATGAAGAGGCGGGCCGACCGGCCGATCATGGTTCCCTGAGCAGCGACGTAGCGGTGCGGCGCATGGCCAGCTTCGGTCAGCCAGAGGGCAAGCCCGGCGTTCAGGCTGCCGGTCGCGGCGTCCTCGAAGCCGGCGGCGGTAAAGCCGCGCACCTCGAAATCGCAGTCCGTGTCCTCGCCCTTCTCCGATGGCCCGATGATCCCGACCCGCATGCCCTTGAGGCGGGCAAAATCGGGCTTGATGGCCAGCACCTGCGCTCTCGATCGCAGCAGAAATCCCATCCAGCCCGGACCGTTGTCGACCCAGGCCGAATCGACCACATCCGCCGGCGTGAGGCCGGTCCCGGCGAGCGCCTTTGCCCGTAAATCCGGCTCGATCGCCCCGGAGCGGACCAGCGGGGGCCCCTTGAAGGCGAGCCGCTCGCCTTCGCGGCGTACCTCGATCAGGCCGGCGGCACATTGCTGCACCACCCGCTCGCCTGCCGCCTGTCCGCCAGCTTCCAGCCAGGCATGGCACGAGCCGAGCGTCGGGTGGCCGGCAAAGGGCAGTTCCTGCAGCGGCGTGAAGATCCGCACCCGGTAGTCGGCCCCCTCCAGCGTCGGTTTCAGCAGGAAAGTCGTTTCGCTGAGATTCGTCCAGCGGGCAAAAGCGGCCATCTGCTCGTCCGTCAGGCGATCCGCGTCATGCACGACGGCAAGCGCATTGCCGCGCGTCGGACAGGCCGAAAAGACATCGACCTGGGTGAAACGGGTGGACATGGCATTTCCTTCATCTGTCGGCGCGTGGCCCGGCCGCAACCAAGCGGCATCGATTGCATGGGGACGGGGAATTGGAGAGGCTGTCGTTTCCGGGCGCACGCGCCTATATTACGCGGCGAGCAGAATCGGCAGGACCCAATGAAACAGTATCATGATCTTCTTCGCCACGTGATGGAGACTGGCAGCGACCGCGGTGACCGCACGGGTACCGGTACGCGCTCCGTCTTCGGCTATCAGATGCGCTTTGATCTGGCCGAGGGTTTTCCGGTTCTGACGACGAAGAAGCTGCACCTTCGCTCGATCATCCATGAACTCCTTTGGTTCCTGAAGGGCGAAACGAACATCGCCTACCTCAAGGACAACGGCGTTTCGATCTGGGACGAGTGGGCCGACGAAAAGGGCGAACTCGGTCCCGTCTACGGTTACCAGTGGCGCTCCTGGCCGAAGCCGGACGGCGGTCATGTCGACCAGATCGCCAATTTGATCGAGAGCCTGAAGACCAATCCCAATTCGCGCCGGCATATCGTCTCGGCCTGGAACCCGGCGCAGGTGGATGACATGGCGCTGCCGCCCTGCCACTGCCTGTTCCAGTTCTATGTCTCGGACGGAAAGCTCTCCTGCCAGCTCTACCAGCGCTCGGCGGACATCTTTCTCGGCGTACCCTTCAACATCGCCTCCTATGCGCTGTTGACGATGATGGTGGCGCAGGTGACGGGCCTGAAGCCCGGCGATTTCGTCCACACGCTGGGCGATGCGCATATCTATGCCAACCACTTCGAACAGGCCGAACTGCTTCTGACGCGCACGCCAAAAAAGCTGCCGGTGATGGAGATCAATCCCAAGGTCAAGGATATCTTCGGCTTCACCTTCGAGGATTTCTCGCTCGTCGGCTACGAGGCAGACCCGCATATCAAGGCGCCGGTGGCGGTATGAGTTCGGTTCACGTTCCGGTCGTCCTGATTTCCGCCGTGTCGGAGAACAACGTGATCGGCCGCGATGGCGACATGCCGTGGAAGCTCTCGACCGATCTCAAGCGCTTCAAGCAGATGACGCTCGGCAAGCCGGTGATCGTCGGGCGCAAAACGCTCGACAGTTTCGGCGGCAAGCCGCTGCCCGGTCGTCCGCATGTGGTGGTGACGCGTGATCCGTCTCGTGTCGTCGAAGGTTGCCGGATGGCGGCTTCGGTCGATGAGGCCTTGGAGATCGCCCGGCAGATCGCATCGGAGAGCGGGGCGCCCGAGATCTGCGTGATCGGCGGCGGCGAGATCTATGCCCAGGCGATCGGCGGCGCGGATGCGCTCTTGATCACCCATGTCGAGACCGTCATCGACGATGGCGATACCTTCTTCCCTGTGATCGATCCGGACGTCTTCGAGACGGTGGAGGAGGTTGCGGTGCCGGCGGGCGAAAAGGACAGTTTTCCCACCCGTTTCACCAGCTATCGACGCCGGACTGCGGCAAACTGAAACATTTCGTTACCTAACACCGGGAAGTGACGCCATCGCGCGTTGAAAGCGGCCGTGCGCATACCTATAACGGGGCATGACCCGATTGCCGCAGTCGTGACGCGGCGCGTCGAGGGGTGGGAGTAGCTCGAACAAAGAGGTTTTGATGCCCTGGAGCAATCAGAATGGCGGCGGCCCCTGGGGGGGCGGCGGCAATAATCAGGGGCCATGGGGCCAAGGGCCGAATCGCCCGCGCGGTGGCGGTGGCGGCAATGGCGGTGGTGGCAACGGAGGGCCGCCGGATCTCGAGGACATCATTCGCCGCAGCCAGGACCGGCTGCGCGGCGTGGTGCCCGGCGGATTCAACG contains:
- a CDS encoding PhzF family phenazine biosynthesis protein; the protein is MSTRFTQVDVFSACPTRGNALAVVHDADRLTDEQMAAFARWTNLSETTFLLKPTLEGADYRVRIFTPLQELPFAGHPTLGSCHAWLEAGGQAAGERVVQQCAAGLIEVRREGERLAFKGPPLVRSGAIEPDLRAKALAGTGLTPADVVDSAWVDNGPGWMGFLLRSRAQVLAIKPDFARLKGMRVGIIGPSEKGEDTDCDFEVRGFTAAGFEDAATGSLNAGLALWLTEAGHAPHRYVAAQGTMIGRSARLFITRHDADIWLGGHCRSVISGEVSL
- a CDS encoding thymidylate synthase; the encoded protein is MKQYHDLLRHVMETGSDRGDRTGTGTRSVFGYQMRFDLAEGFPVLTTKKLHLRSIIHELLWFLKGETNIAYLKDNGVSIWDEWADEKGELGPVYGYQWRSWPKPDGGHVDQIANLIESLKTNPNSRRHIVSAWNPAQVDDMALPPCHCLFQFYVSDGKLSCQLYQRSADIFLGVPFNIASYALLTMMVAQVTGLKPGDFVHTLGDAHIYANHFEQAELLLTRTPKKLPVMEINPKVKDIFGFTFEDFSLVGYEADPHIKAPVAV
- a CDS encoding dihydrofolate reductase; the protein is MSSVHVPVVLISAVSENNVIGRDGDMPWKLSTDLKRFKQMTLGKPVIVGRKTLDSFGGKPLPGRPHVVVTRDPSRVVEGCRMAASVDEALEIARQIASESGAPEICVIGGGEIYAQAIGGADALLITHVETVIDDGDTFFPVIDPDVFETVEEVAVPAGEKDSFPTRFTSYRRRTAAN